A DNA window from Mycobacterium dioxanotrophicus contains the following coding sequences:
- a CDS encoding helix-turn-helix domain-containing protein — MDDPSPAGLISLASAIQARMDILGLTIQEIGDRGGPKRAAMRELINARRVPRKSTLIEIDRVLGWPAGLCKDVLEGNTSAPAPTDWLELPDQNRIGLVRSQLVTLRKEHSQLVDFHRERVEQIDGLLDLLDQELGGG, encoded by the coding sequence GTGGATGACCCCTCACCCGCCGGCCTTATCTCCCTGGCAAGCGCCATTCAGGCCCGCATGGACATTCTGGGCTTGACGATCCAGGAGATCGGCGACCGGGGCGGCCCCAAGAGAGCCGCCATGCGCGAACTCATCAACGCACGCCGTGTCCCACGCAAATCGACGCTCATCGAAATCGATCGTGTGCTGGGCTGGCCGGCAGGGCTTTGCAAAGATGTCCTGGAGGGAAACACCTCGGCCCCCGCACCTACCGACTGGCTGGAATTGCCTGACCAAAACCGGATCGGACTGGTCCGCTCGCAGCTGGTCACACTGCGTAAAGAGCACAGCCAGCTCGTGGATTTCCACCGCGAACGCGTCGAGCAGATCGACGGACTTCTCGACCTCTTGGACCAGGAGCTCGGCGGCGGCTAG
- a CDS encoding YbaB/EbfC family nucleoid-associated protein, translated as MSDHTADDQHTRFMQLYTELASSGTPKQSAQLLCARAEAYSPDESVWACANGLGLLDALMIDDAAVSANNVEDLQELITDAIVGASVRGLFVGQRALRAATAAAPDAGGSHAPKPSPALKARNGHRIPGL; from the coding sequence ATGAGTGACCACACGGCCGACGACCAGCACACACGGTTCATGCAGCTCTACACCGAGCTGGCATCGTCGGGCACACCGAAGCAGAGCGCGCAGCTGCTCTGCGCGCGGGCCGAGGCTTACAGTCCGGACGAATCGGTCTGGGCTTGCGCGAATGGGCTGGGGTTGCTCGACGCGTTGATGATCGACGACGCGGCGGTCTCCGCTAACAACGTCGAGGACCTGCAAGAACTGATCACCGACGCCATAGTGGGTGCATCGGTGCGTGGCCTGTTCGTCGGACAGAGGGCCTTACGCGCGGCCACTGCTGCTGCGCCGGATGCCGGCGGGTCGCATGCACCGAAGCCTTCCCCCGCGCTCAAAGCCCGCAACGGGCACCGCATTCCGGGGCTGTGA
- a CDS encoding YbaB/EbfC family nucleoid-associated protein: MDVIAREYLSPTARKVLQDVLDIRDRGREISAQVDSVREEGKSADETIWACCDGQGFLRDLEIDDDAIAEYSAEELEDLISDAMVEASGRGQAVGEELTKELDLENIANMV, translated from the coding sequence ATGGATGTAATTGCGCGTGAATACCTTTCGCCGACCGCGCGAAAGGTTCTGCAGGATGTGCTGGATATCCGCGACCGGGGCCGCGAAATCAGCGCGCAAGTGGACAGCGTGCGTGAAGAGGGTAAGAGCGCGGACGAGACGATCTGGGCGTGCTGCGACGGTCAGGGTTTTCTGCGGGACCTGGAAATCGACGATGACGCGATCGCCGAGTACAGCGCTGAGGAACTCGAGGACCTGATCAGTGACGCGATGGTGGAGGCCTCCGGCCGGGGACAAGCGGTCGGTGAAGAGCTGACGAAGGAACTGGACCTCGAAAACATCGCGAACATGGTCTGA